The following coding sequences are from one Streptomyces sp. NBC_01485 window:
- a CDS encoding NAD(P)/FAD-dependent oxidoreductase: MSDSPSPTAATSAVVLGAGSAGMLAATVLARHVDRVTVFDRDRLPQGPEQRRGVPQARHSHVLWSGGGQVVESLLPGTVEALLAAGAHRISLPEQMVSLTAYGWQHRFPATQSMIAASRSLLDWLIREAALRESRITVREETDLVGLCGDAGRITGVTVRPRQRGGAPAVVEADLVVDATGRGSPLKRWLTELGLPPVREDVIDAGMAYATRVYRAPAGVGAFPLVSLYADHRAGVPGRNGMLLPIEEGRWMVTLSGTRGSEPPVTPEGFDAFLRTLRHPLIADLVAGLEPLTPVHSSRSTANRRLFYDRLARWPEGLVVLGDALAAFNPVYGHGISSAALSARELDRALDGHGLAPGLAQAVQRTLGAVVDTPWSLATSQDIRYPDCRSDTQDPRLGRYAEEHQRAADLVGTFTVNDPLVSAAALEVSTLAGPPDRLQAPDVRAVLAGGAHLPPLTAPPLTAQEHRAAGLPPLLTRPSVSSSSLGQDIHE; this comes from the coding sequence GTGTCCGACTCTCCCTCTCCCACGGCCGCCACCAGCGCCGTCGTGCTCGGCGCCGGAAGCGCCGGGATGCTCGCCGCCACCGTGCTCGCCCGCCATGTCGACCGGGTGACCGTGTTCGACCGGGACCGGCTGCCGCAGGGGCCCGAGCAGCGCCGGGGCGTGCCGCAGGCCCGTCACTCCCATGTGCTGTGGTCCGGCGGCGGGCAGGTCGTCGAGTCGCTGCTGCCCGGCACCGTCGAGGCGCTGCTTGCGGCCGGTGCGCACCGGATCTCGCTGCCCGAGCAGATGGTCTCGTTGACGGCGTACGGCTGGCAGCACCGGTTCCCGGCCACTCAGTCCATGATCGCCGCCAGCCGTTCGCTGCTGGACTGGCTGATCCGGGAGGCGGCGCTGCGCGAGTCCCGGATCACCGTGCGGGAGGAGACCGACCTGGTCGGTCTGTGCGGTGACGCCGGGCGGATCACCGGGGTGACGGTGCGGCCCCGGCAGCGGGGCGGTGCACCGGCCGTGGTGGAGGCCGACCTGGTGGTCGACGCGACCGGGCGGGGCTCACCGTTGAAGCGCTGGCTCACCGAGCTGGGCCTGCCGCCGGTGCGCGAGGACGTCATCGACGCCGGGATGGCCTACGCCACCCGCGTCTACCGGGCGCCCGCGGGGGTGGGCGCGTTCCCGCTGGTCAGTCTGTACGCCGACCACCGGGCCGGGGTCCCGGGCCGCAACGGCATGCTGCTGCCCATCGAGGAGGGCCGCTGGATGGTCACCCTCTCCGGCACCCGGGGCTCCGAACCCCCGGTTACGCCGGAAGGCTTCGACGCCTTCCTGCGGACCCTGCGGCACCCCCTGATCGCCGACCTCGTGGCCGGCCTGGAACCGCTCACCCCGGTGCACTCCTCCCGCAGCACCGCCAACCGTCGCCTGTTCTACGACCGGCTCGCGCGGTGGCCGGAGGGGCTGGTGGTCCTGGGCGACGCACTGGCCGCGTTCAACCCGGTCTACGGCCACGGCATCAGCTCCGCGGCGCTCAGCGCCCGGGAGCTGGACCGGGCACTGGACGGGCACGGCCTCGCGCCGGGACTGGCCCAGGCGGTGCAGCGGACGCTGGGCGCGGTGGTGGACACGCCCTGGTCGCTGGCCACCTCGCAGGACATCCGCTACCCGGACTGCCGCAGCGACACCCAGGACCCCCGGCTGGGGCGGTACGCCGAGGAGCATCAGCGAGCCGCCGACCTGGTCGGCACGTTCACGGTCAACGACCCGCTGGTGAGCGCCGCCGCCCTTGAGGTGAGCACGCTGGCGGGCCCCCCGGACCGGCTCCAGGCCCCCGACGTCCGCGCGGTCCTGGCCGGCGGCGCCCATCTGCCGCCGCTCACCGCTCCGCCGCTCACCGCGCAGGAGCACCGGGCGGCGGGCCTCCCGCCCCTTCTCACCCGGCCTTCCGTATCTTCATCCTCCCTTGGACAGGACATTCATGAGTGA